From a region of the Mercurialis annua linkage group LG1-X, ddMerAnnu1.2, whole genome shotgun sequence genome:
- the LOC126665745 gene encoding histone H4, whose translation MSGRGKGGKGLGKGGAKRHRKVLRDNIQGITKPAIRRLARRGGVKRISGLIYEETRGVLKIFLENVIRDAVTYTEHARRKTVTAMDVVYALKRQGRTLYGFGG comes from the coding sequence ATGTCAGGACGAGGAAAAGGAGGTAAGGGATTAGGAAAGGGCGGAGCAAAGCGGCACAGGAAGGTCTTAAGAGACAACATCCAAGGAATTACAAAGCCGGCGATCCGGCGTTTGGCTCGGAGAGGCGGAGTTAAGCGGATCAGCGGGCTGATCTACGAGGAGACACGTGGAGTTCTCAAGATCTTCTTGGAGAATGTGATTAGAGACGCTGTGACTTACACTGAGCACGCGAGGAGGAAGACTGTTACTGCAATGGATGTTGTTTATGCTTTGAAGAGACAGGGACGAACTCTCTATGGATTCGGCGGTTGA
- the LOC126664662 gene encoding F-box/kelch-repeat protein At1g23390-like translates to MSKDSKADKATQEQELEHEQVSINLDILGYIFTLVPLIDLVSTFQVSKSWKQAVSTSLHHLNPIKPWLFLHSQSTRSPFSTTAYAFDPRSSLWINVQQPPSTSSTSPPLRSSHSTLLYTLSPSKFSFSFHPFHADWSVVDAPLIWRTDPTVAVIGHRIIVAGGTCDFEDDPLAVEIYNMNTSTWETCESMPAVFQHSAASMWLSTAVTTDKMYVADKTTAVAYRFDPEIKTWYGPYNLCPNANMQSCYVGFANDRLILIGLIGEDDETVDEVKLFELNCESMEITREIGEMPNFLVEKMRGEVLSLSSMVVNVMGDFVFVINGSYPEEVFLCELDGHGGGCSWSSVSNVVVNDDKCRLMERLVFTCANVSLGDLYKATMIQGRRFTVL, encoded by the coding sequence atgtcaaaagaTTCTAAAGCAGACAAGGCAACCCAAGAACAAGAACTTGAACATGAACAAGTCTCAATTAATTTAGATATCCTAGGATATATATTCACTCTTGTTCCACTCATAGATCTTGTTTCCACCTTCCAAGTCTCCAAATCTTGGAAACAAGCTGTTTCTACTTCTCTTCATCATTTGAACCCAATCAAACCATGGCTTTTCCTCCACTCACAATCCACCAGGTCTCCTTTCTCCACCACCGCCTACGCTTTCGATCCCCGCTCCTCCCTTTGGATCAACGTTCAACAACCACCGTCCACCTCTTCCACCTCGCCACCTCTCCGCTCCTCTCACTCCACCCTCCTTTACACGCTATCCCCTTCCAAATTCTCCTTCTCTTTCCACCCTTTTCATGCAGACTGGAGCGTCGTTGACGCGCCGCTCATCTGGAGAACAGACCCTACCGTTGCTGTTATCGGCCACCGCATCATTGTCGCCGGCGGTACATGTGATTTCGAGGATGACCCTTTAGCAGTAGAgatatataacatgaataccaGCACGTGGGAGACGTGCGAATCCATGCCTGCCGTCTTCCAACACTCAGCAGCCTCTATGTGGCTGTCCACAGCAGTCACCACTGATAAAATGTACGTCGCGGATAAAACAACCGCCGTGGCTTACCGGTTCGATCCTGAAATCAAAACCTGGTACGGGCCTTATAATCTGTGCCCTAACGCAAACATGCAGAGCTGTTACGTAGGATTCGCTAACGACCGTCTGATTTTAATCGGTCTGATCGGAGAAGATGATGAAACGGTTGATGAAGTAAAATTATTTGAGCTAAACTGTGAATCAATGGAGATAACCAGAGAAATCGGCGAGATGCCGAATTTTCTGGTGGAGAAGATGAGAGGTGAGGTTTTAAGTTTGTCATCAATGGTTGTGAATGTAATGGGTGATTTTGTGTTTGTAATCAACGGTTCATATCCTGAAGAGGTGTTCTTGTGTGAACTTGACGGCCATGGCGGCGGGTGTAGTTGGAGTAGTGTAAGCAATGTTGTAGTGAATGATGATAAGTGTAGATTAATGGAGAGGTTAGTGTTCACTTGTGCTAATGTGAGCTTGGGTGATCTGTATAAGGCTACCATGATTCAGGGCAGACGATTCACTGTGCTTTGA